AAAAAATATATGAAGAACTGGAAAAACTGCGGGAGCGGATCAGAAACGCCGGAAAGGAACCGACCTATGGGCTCCACCGCAAGAAGCAGATGCCGTTTTTCCGGAGTTTCAAGCGGGAAATTTTCGGTGCCATTAAAAATGATCCGTTGGGATCGGGTAGTGTCGCCGAGAAACAGGCACCATATGGTTTCAGTGAAGAGGAACAGGTTTCCATTCTGGTCGACCTCACCCAGCAGGTTTTCCTGGCCGTTGAAAGAGAACTGAAACTGGTCGGTTTCTGGGAAAGCATTCCCGCCCGCAATAAGCTCAAGGCGGACATTCAGAAAATACTGTTACAGCCGGCCTATGCCGGACTGCCCAATCTTCTGTTGAAACGTGCCCAGATCATCAGCCGGGTGATGGAAATTGCGGAAAAAAACAATGATGTGATTCTCTACGCGGAGTAGGCATGGAACTGACCTACACAATAAAGCGGTCATCCAGACGCAGAAAGCTGACCATCACCGTGGAACGGGACCGCAGTGTGGTCGTGCATGCACCGGAATCCACCTCCGAGGAAAAGATTCGGGCGGTCGTTGAATCAAAGCGGCAATGGATTCATGAAAAGACCGGACACGTTCAGAAGTATGCGCTGCCCCATCCTCCCGGCAAAGAGATGGTCAATGGTGAATCCGCCCTGTATCTGGGCCGTCAGTATCAAATCGAAATGGTCAGGGACGGTTCGGAAAAAATCCGTTTTGAGCAGCGTTTCCTGATTCCGGCACATCTTTCCGATGAGCGCCGACAGGTCCTGCGCACCTGGTACATGGACCGGGCAAAAGAGAAAATCCTGCCGCGTGCCAGAAAATTTGCTGTAGATCTTGGCGTGGCATTTGCCAATGCCAGGATCGTTGACAATCGTTACCGCTGGGGTTCCTGCACCACCAGGGACAACATTCGTTTCAACTGGCGGCTCATCAAAGCGCCTATGTATGTTGTGGATTACGTGATCATCCATGAACTGGCCCACCTGCTGGAAGCGAACCACACCCCGCGGTTCTGGAATATCGTCCGGGCGCAGTCCTCGAAAATGGACAAAGCAAAGCAATGGCTGCTTGAAAATGGGCAGATCTTGGAAGAGGAGATCTGAACCATGCGTGTGGGGTTCAACAGTTTCCGGAGATTGGGCAGACACTGTTCGCCAAATCGCTGAAAGAACTTCAGGGATCTGTTCGACACCTGTTGCGTGATTCAAAATCTGAAGAGAAAAAGATTTAACAGGCGCTGCTGTCAAGGGTCACGAGAAATTGAGCCATTTATGGTCATCAAAAATGAGCCACACCGATTCATTTTATAAATCTCCTTTGCCTTTTTTTGTTATGGG
Above is a window of Desulfotignum balticum DSM 7044 DNA encoding:
- a CDS encoding M48 family metallopeptidase codes for the protein MELTYTIKRSSRRRKLTITVERDRSVVVHAPESTSEEKIRAVVESKRQWIHEKTGHVQKYALPHPPGKEMVNGESALYLGRQYQIEMVRDGSEKIRFEQRFLIPAHLSDERRQVLRTWYMDRAKEKILPRARKFAVDLGVAFANARIVDNRYRWGSCTTRDNIRFNWRLIKAPMYVVDYVIIHELAHLLEANHTPRFWNIVRAQSSKMDKAKQWLLENGQILEEEI